A genome region from Triticum aestivum cultivar Chinese Spring chromosome 2B, IWGSC CS RefSeq v2.1, whole genome shotgun sequence includes the following:
- the LOC123039236 gene encoding RNA-binding protein L, which yields MAHPPPRNWAMAPPYHYHGTSQQEQAAPAAEDESGAGSGGQEAESRSLRIRELFPWMDEDYLRSCFTRSPERSRVWMVCDYCFLSTDVKRIVLANFRTQGTYSDSNQNNSRLFVGQLDSCVTDEDLDKAFSPFGELTVKVIEGKNYGFVTYSSRASAVEAMTILNGSQLGDNIITVNWARPTPKKQDQWNGVDYGHPQSSGPGYGCCPEDPNILGYTGHPGYAYHQQQQPQQTSVQ from the exons ATGGCGCATCCGCCCCCGCGGAACtgggccatggcgccgccgtaccACTACCACGGGACGTCGCAGCAGGAGCAGGCGGCGCCAGCCGCGGAGGACGAGAGCGGAGCCGGGTCCGGAGGGCAGGAGGCAGAGTCGAGGTCACTCCGGATCCGCGAACTTTTCCCCTGGATGGACGAGGACTACCTGCGCAGCTGCTTCACCCGCTCGCCGGAGCGGAGCCGGGTCTGGATGGTTTGCGATTATTGTTTTT TATCTACAGATGTGAAACGTATTGTGCTGG CAA ATTTTCGTACACAAGGGACATATTCTGATTCTAACCAGAACAATAGCAGA CTTTTTGTTGGTCAACTTGATTCATGTGTGACTGATGAGGATCTAGATAAAGCCTTCAGTCCTTTTGGAGAGCTTACTGTCAAGGTAATAGAGGGGAAGAACTATGGCTTCGTCACATATTCGAGCAG GGCATCAGCTGTGGAGGCCATGACAATTCTAAATGGAAGCCAGCTGGGAGATAATATCATAACAGTTAACTGGGCTCGTCCTACTCCTAAGAAGCAG GATCAATGGAATGGTGTGGACTATGGACACCCCCAAAGCTCTGGTCCTGGCTATGGTTGCTGTCCCGAGGATCCTAACATTCTTGGTTACACAGGCCATCCTGGATATGCATATCACCAACAGCAGCAGCCACAGCAGACCTCAGTACAG TGA